One segment of Asaia bogorensis NBRC 16594 DNA contains the following:
- a CDS encoding hemolysin family protein, which yields MMLLLLGLAAMVAAIAVSILISLSEISFAAARDIRLRALADQGDARAAAFLKLRRNSGQVITVLQICLNAVGVLGGVISSELLTPAFSTALIEAGLTPGVATKTAATLAFMIVTGLFVLFADLLPKRIALNNPDRVALRVGWFLTGALRVLYPAVWIFSVISDWLLTLLRIPAASAVEPVTPEDLNAMLAAGTASGVLQEKEHQLIQNVLALQDRSVTSAMTPRDEIVFLDVQESLESQRDKVRIRPYSRYPLCDGGLDHVIGSIRAEDVLVAVVDEVPAYTDPSQPITNQIFRMRRDTLSLPDTLNLWDTLAQFDSHGAGFALIVNEYGLVVGLITFKDIMGALMDGLASPFEEQAIVRRDANSWLIDGAAPIGDVFRELDINLDAERDLFHTIGGFVMHRLRRMARKADRVEAAGYRFEVVDVDGFRINQLLVSRMAQGDA from the coding sequence ATGATGCTGCTGCTTCTGGGCCTCGCGGCCATGGTGGCAGCGATTGCCGTCTCGATCCTGATATCACTTTCCGAGATCTCCTTTGCCGCGGCGCGCGACATTCGCCTGCGTGCGCTGGCCGATCAGGGTGACGCCCGTGCGGCGGCTTTCCTCAAGCTGCGGCGTAATAGCGGGCAGGTCATCACCGTCCTGCAAATCTGCCTCAATGCCGTAGGCGTTCTTGGCGGTGTCATCTCCAGTGAGCTTCTCACACCGGCCTTCAGCACAGCGCTGATCGAGGCCGGGCTGACGCCAGGTGTCGCCACCAAGACGGCTGCAACGCTGGCCTTTATGATCGTGACGGGCCTGTTCGTCCTGTTTGCTGATCTGCTGCCAAAACGTATCGCCCTGAACAATCCGGACCGTGTGGCGCTGCGTGTCGGCTGGTTCCTTACCGGCGCGTTGAGAGTGCTCTACCCCGCCGTCTGGATTTTCTCGGTGATTTCAGACTGGCTGCTCACCCTGCTGCGCATCCCGGCAGCCTCTGCCGTTGAGCCCGTCACGCCTGAGGATCTGAACGCCATGCTGGCCGCAGGCACGGCATCCGGCGTGTTGCAGGAGAAAGAGCACCAGTTGATCCAGAACGTTCTGGCGCTGCAGGATCGCTCTGTCACCTCGGCCATGACCCCGCGAGACGAGATCGTTTTTCTCGACGTGCAGGAGAGCCTTGAATCCCAGCGCGACAAGGTACGTATCCGGCCCTATTCGCGCTATCCGCTCTGCGATGGCGGCCTCGATCACGTGATTGGCTCGATCCGCGCCGAGGACGTTCTGGTAGCGGTCGTGGATGAGGTGCCGGCCTACACCGATCCGAGCCAGCCCATTACCAACCAGATTTTCCGGATGCGTCGTGACACGCTTTCGCTGCCGGACACGCTGAATTTGTGGGACACACTGGCGCAGTTCGACTCGCATGGTGCAGGCTTCGCGCTGATCGTGAATGAATACGGTCTCGTGGTCGGTCTGATCACGTTCAAGGACATCATGGGCGCGCTCATGGATGGACTCGCAAGCCCGTTTGAAGAGCAGGCCATTGTGCGACGCGACGCAAATTCGTGGCTTATCGATGGAGCGGCCCCCATCGGGGACGTGTTCCGTGAGCTCGATATCAACCTCGACGCCGAACGCGATCTGTTTCACACGATCGGTGGTTTCGTCATGCATCGACTGCGCCGCATGGCGCGCAAGGCCGACCGGGTCGAGGCTGCGGGATACCGCTTCGAGGTCGTCGATGTGGATGGTTTCCGCATCAACCAGCTTCTCGTTTCCCGTATGGCACAAGGTGACGCGTAA
- a CDS encoding HlyD family efflux transporter periplasmic adaptor subunit, translated as MLARASRLIRWFITLSILVVAGIVIVILWDYYTAAPWTRNGQVRAQVVNMAPRVSGEIIEVRVQDNEFVHRGDVLYVIDPFDFKVRVASAEANLAERKADLDFRNSQFQRRRIIPGVAVSGEEKQQYAAAAAQARAQYDAAQAALRQARIDLERTIVHSSIDGYVTNLLMRPGDFATAGHVNIQIIDSASYWVDGYFEETKVHNIEIGDPVRMDLMGGHHPVFGHVESITRGISSMNASTATQGLPSVDPVYTWVRLAQRIPVRIHIDKLPPDLYLAAGMTATVTIVSENGHRRHMSTKDALHHFGDDMRHVIGH; from the coding sequence GTGCTCGCTCGCGCCTCCCGCCTGATCCGGTGGTTCATCACCCTGTCGATCCTTGTGGTCGCCGGGATCGTTATCGTGATCCTGTGGGATTACTATACCGCAGCCCCCTGGACCCGTAACGGGCAGGTCCGCGCGCAGGTCGTGAACATGGCGCCGCGTGTTTCAGGCGAAATTATCGAGGTTCGGGTGCAGGATAACGAATTCGTGCATCGGGGCGACGTGCTCTATGTCATCGATCCTTTCGACTTCAAGGTGCGTGTCGCCTCCGCCGAAGCCAATTTGGCCGAGCGTAAGGCCGATCTCGATTTCAGGAATTCGCAGTTCCAGCGGCGTCGGATCATCCCGGGGGTTGCTGTATCGGGCGAGGAAAAACAGCAATATGCCGCCGCCGCCGCTCAAGCCCGTGCCCAGTATGATGCCGCTCAGGCAGCCCTCAGACAGGCCCGCATCGATCTGGAGCGGACGATCGTGCACAGTTCGATCGATGGCTACGTGACAAACCTGCTCATGCGGCCCGGCGATTTTGCCACAGCCGGCCATGTGAATATTCAGATCATCGATTCCGCCTCCTACTGGGTGGACGGCTATTTCGAGGAGACCAAGGTCCATAATATCGAGATTGGCGACCCTGTCCGGATGGATCTTATGGGCGGCCATCATCCTGTTTTCGGCCATGTCGAGAGCATTACCCGCGGCATCTCAAGCATGAATGCCTCGACTGCAACACAGGGCCTGCCATCGGTGGACCCGGTCTATACATGGGTGAGGCTCGCCCAGCGTATTCCGGTGCGTATCCATATCGACAAGCTCCCGCCTGACCTGTATCTGGCAGCGGGCATGACGGCCACCGTCACGATTGTCTCCGAAAACGGCCACAGGCGGCACATGTCCACAAAGGACGCGCTCCATCATTTCGGGGACGACATGCGTCATGTTATCGGCCATTAA
- a CDS encoding FUSC family protein: MSEGVETRIRWWPVPADLPNPPFPPGWIGFSLRSWAAVCLALATAFWAQLDSPAGAAVTVMIITQPLRGQALSKALYRLVGTALGVGASILLIACFSQDRGMMLGGCALWLAGCTYIGSLERHFRSYGALLAGYTIALVAINVIDTPQNVFDVALSRASCVAIGIASVAFINMLTGSPKAWQKLADSLEAKAGQIRAFGRDAMRGDSVPDAMETTAIAGEILSLSAQITYARTEIDRSTRRSAGARLAIIGMLTVLGSGRAIAHILRHKSVSALAHRHVLAWHELREDNSDRYETVGSLMDAMQAEAPDYHPDAHDAHFLERSAVMLSNRLHIATGIDTLQHATPAGNALKLAQLGQHADHVAAFINALRVLLGFSITAGLCIASDQPASMAALSQAALILTLASTALDTSQFGMGAILGLSLAVAVAIVMNYFVLPHIAAFGALALVFLPHTIFACVMLMNARTSAIGFNYGAFFPIILGLSNHQDYDPLAFISRNIFYLISGVVAFVILVLLFPPTPKSRRFRIAASIGQDLEAQLYGNGKPAGARLLSLKYDRLAQLLTWTKRMDAHRRVNRHVFNRLVMLEDLATTLARVRHYLDEAAASPCLRLLATEAHGLINTASFPTLGHALPQISNRFLDIARTARDHERNLAVLCAGSLEAVRSTLEDNRSTLRHFGLGRRRW; encoded by the coding sequence ATGTCAGAGGGGGTGGAAACACGCATACGCTGGTGGCCCGTCCCCGCCGATCTGCCCAACCCACCCTTCCCGCCCGGATGGATCGGTTTTTCCCTGCGCAGTTGGGCGGCAGTCTGTCTCGCCCTTGCCACCGCCTTCTGGGCGCAGCTCGACTCCCCCGCTGGCGCCGCCGTCACCGTCATGATCATTACCCAGCCCCTGCGCGGACAGGCCCTTTCCAAGGCGCTCTACCGGCTGGTTGGCACGGCGCTCGGCGTGGGCGCTTCCATCCTGCTCATCGCTTGTTTCAGCCAGGATCGCGGCATGATGCTGGGTGGATGCGCGTTGTGGCTGGCAGGCTGCACCTATATCGGGTCGCTTGAACGCCATTTCCGTTCCTATGGCGCACTGCTCGCCGGTTACACGATCGCTCTGGTCGCCATCAACGTAATCGACACACCGCAGAATGTGTTTGACGTCGCCCTTTCCCGCGCAAGCTGTGTGGCGATTGGCATCGCCTCTGTAGCCTTCATCAACATGCTTACCGGCTCGCCTAAGGCGTGGCAGAAACTGGCGGATAGTCTTGAGGCCAAGGCGGGTCAGATCCGGGCTTTCGGACGCGATGCCATGCGGGGTGATTCCGTGCCAGATGCGATGGAGACCACAGCCATCGCAGGCGAGATTCTTTCGCTCTCGGCCCAGATTACCTATGCCCGTACCGAGATCGACCGCTCAACGCGGCGTAGCGCCGGAGCGCGTCTTGCGATTATCGGTATGCTCACCGTCCTTGGGTCGGGACGCGCCATCGCCCATATCCTGCGTCACAAGAGTGTCTCGGCTCTCGCGCATCGTCACGTGCTGGCATGGCATGAGTTACGTGAGGACAATAGCGACCGCTACGAGACGGTTGGCTCCCTGATGGACGCCATGCAGGCGGAGGCACCGGATTATCACCCCGACGCCCATGATGCGCATTTTCTGGAGCGCAGCGCCGTCATGCTGAGCAACCGGCTTCATATCGCGACGGGCATCGATACGCTGCAGCACGCCACCCCGGCAGGGAACGCCCTCAAACTGGCACAGCTTGGCCAGCATGCCGATCATGTCGCCGCGTTTATCAACGCGCTACGGGTCCTGCTGGGATTCTCGATCACCGCCGGGCTTTGCATCGCCAGCGATCAGCCTGCCTCAATGGCGGCTCTGTCACAGGCCGCGCTGATCTTGACGCTGGCGTCCACCGCACTCGACACCTCCCAATTCGGCATGGGTGCAATACTCGGCCTCTCATTGGCCGTGGCTGTGGCCATCGTCATGAATTATTTCGTGCTCCCGCATATCGCTGCTTTCGGTGCGCTGGCCCTGGTCTTTCTGCCCCACACGATCTTTGCCTGCGTCATGCTGATGAACGCCCGTACAAGCGCCATCGGGTTCAATTACGGGGCGTTTTTCCCAATCATCCTCGGTCTGAGCAATCATCAGGATTACGATCCGCTCGCCTTCATCTCGCGCAATATTTTCTATCTGATCTCGGGTGTCGTTGCCTTCGTCATTCTGGTCCTGCTTTTCCCTCCCACGCCCAAAAGCCGACGTTTTCGTATCGCTGCCTCAATCGGTCAGGATCTCGAGGCCCAGTTGTATGGAAACGGGAAGCCAGCCGGGGCGCGTTTGCTTAGCCTCAAATATGACAGGCTCGCGCAATTGCTGACCTGGACAAAACGCATGGACGCGCATCGCCGCGTCAACCGCCATGTCTTCAATCGCCTTGTCATGCTGGAGGACCTCGCCACCACGCTGGCGCGGGTGCGTCACTATCTGGATGAGGCTGCGGCCTCGCCGTGCCTGCGCCTTCTCGCCACTGAAGCACATGGGCTGATCAACACCGCTTCGTTTCCCACGCTTGGCCATGCTCTGCCACAAATCAGCAACCGCTTTCTCGATATCGCACGCACGGCGCGCGACCATGAGCGCAATCTGGCCGTGCTCTGCGCGGGCAGTCTTGAGGCAGTGCGGTCCACACTTGAGGATAATCGCTCGACCTTGCGCCATTTCGGCCTGGGGCGTCGGCGATGGTAG
- a CDS encoding DUF1656 domain-containing protein, producing the protein MSEVIDLEGVLVSAFVANLFLALLTLAIVRWCFGRLNLWRFFWNPPLAQFGLLVCLLGLYTWLL; encoded by the coding sequence ATGAGTGAAGTCATCGACCTCGAAGGCGTTCTCGTCTCGGCCTTTGTCGCCAATCTGTTTCTCGCTCTCCTCACGCTGGCCATTGTGCGCTGGTGCTTCGGCCGTCTCAATCTGTGGCGTTTTTTCTGGAATCCGCCACTCGCGCAATTCGGCCTGCTTGTCTGTCTGCTTGGCCTTTATACCTGGCTTTTGTGA
- a CDS encoding PepSY domain-containing protein: MTDRAKQWRKKAVRAAFLVHRWLGIGLGALMLLWCLSGMVMLWKPWPQPDEQLARLAHEPLRFDRPPVLPDLHGFYRQFRLVMAGSVPVLQVMGDKAENRNFDLRTGQILGRENIYPDPAALAEVAGRYAALEGETAPPVFRGLRRVDQWILNTKGHDAGFYRFDFDSPRRTILYLSPLTGDVVQATTRKTRFWSWLGAIPHWLYFSQLRRYPVIWSDTLIILSGLGVTLTTLGLWIGLRRFRVGRRLSPYRGAHLIHHAAGSVFGLFLLSWILTGFLSMNPAGLMAHKPSPLWMSQWRGTLPASALTETIAALTHVPHQSFRDVLVLPGARGTRLAVTDAEGTPQRLDLTLAPSPLTGQELVDTMAQTGTRAEVTLLQNDDAYYFSTRHKRRVFPVFRLIGEDRARLYLDARSGEALLRIDTAEKGSRWLIYGPHDLDFFSWLRQPDARLRIILPLLGGVSLICLCGLWIGVKRCRHRRHSPAGLDHAARNRSGRKPRRHARS; this comes from the coding sequence ATGACTGATCGCGCGAAGCAATGGCGCAAAAAAGCCGTTCGAGCGGCGTTTCTGGTTCATCGCTGGCTGGGTATTGGCCTTGGCGCGCTGATGCTTCTCTGGTGCCTGTCCGGGATGGTCATGCTCTGGAAGCCCTGGCCTCAGCCAGACGAGCAGCTTGCCAGACTGGCACATGAGCCTCTCCGGTTCGATCGCCCTCCTGTGCTTCCGGATCTGCATGGTTTCTATCGGCAGTTCCGGCTGGTTATGGCCGGATCTGTCCCGGTTTTGCAGGTCATGGGCGACAAGGCAGAAAACCGGAATTTCGACCTGCGCACAGGCCAGATTCTGGGCCGTGAGAATATTTATCCCGACCCTGCCGCTCTGGCGGAGGTCGCTGGCCGCTATGCTGCGCTGGAGGGCGAAACCGCCCCACCCGTTTTCAGAGGGCTGCGCCGCGTGGATCAATGGATCCTGAATACCAAGGGCCATGATGCAGGGTTCTATCGCTTTGATTTCGACAGCCCGCGCCGCACGATCCTCTATCTCTCTCCGCTGACGGGCGATGTCGTGCAGGCCACCACCCGCAAGACACGGTTCTGGTCATGGCTCGGCGCTATCCCCCACTGGCTGTATTTTTCACAACTGCGCCGTTACCCCGTCATCTGGTCTGACACACTCATCATCCTGTCAGGCCTTGGCGTCACCCTGACCACGCTTGGACTCTGGATCGGTCTGCGCCGCTTCCGGGTCGGGCGTCGACTTTCACCCTATCGCGGCGCGCATCTCATTCATCATGCTGCCGGGTCGGTCTTCGGGCTCTTCCTCCTGTCATGGATCCTGACCGGGTTTCTCAGCATGAACCCGGCGGGGCTGATGGCTCACAAGCCCTCCCCCCTCTGGATGTCCCAATGGCGCGGCACACTGCCCGCATCGGCACTGACAGAGACAATTGCTGCTCTTACCCACGTACCTCATCAGTCGTTTCGCGACGTTCTTGTCCTGCCCGGTGCGCGTGGAACGAGACTTGCGGTGACAGACGCAGAGGGTACCCCGCAGCGTCTGGATCTGACACTCGCTCCCTCACCCCTGACCGGGCAGGAACTTGTCGATACGATGGCCCAGACGGGCACAAGGGCTGAGGTAACGCTCTTGCAGAACGATGACGCCTATTATTTCTCGACGCGTCACAAACGCCGCGTCTTTCCGGTTTTTCGTCTCATCGGAGAAGACAGGGCAAGACTCTATCTCGATGCCCGGTCCGGCGAGGCGCTGCTACGTATCGACACAGCAGAAAAAGGCTCACGCTGGCTCATCTATGGTCCCCATGATCTCGATTTCTTTTCTTGGCTCCGTCAGCCAGACGCACGGCTTCGGATCATTCTGCCCCTGCTCGGCGGTGTCAGCCTGATATGCCTGTGTGGCCTGTGGATCGGCGTGAAGCGCTGCCGGCATCGACGCCACAGCCCGGCGGGGCTTGACCATGCAGCACGTAACAGATCAGGAAGAAAACCACGCCGCCATGCAAGATCGTGA
- a CDS encoding nicotinamidase has product MTMRKALLLIDVQNDFLPGGALGVPNGDAILPAIDTLLSLDFAAVIASRDWHPPEHCSFTPYGGPWPIHCVAGTRGADFSPRLNQSRLSHIVHKGLDIACDSYSAFFDNDQVHATGLEGLLRGLDIGHVTLCGLALDYCVAATARDARRLGFATDIALPGCRGIAPDPAACLTELRMLGVNLIEA; this is encoded by the coding sequence ATGACCATGCGAAAAGCCCTCCTCCTGATTGACGTACAGAACGATTTTCTACCTGGCGGCGCACTCGGCGTGCCCAATGGCGATGCGATTTTACCGGCAATCGACACGCTCCTGTCTCTTGATTTTGCAGCCGTTATCGCCAGCCGGGACTGGCATCCGCCTGAACACTGCTCTTTCACGCCCTATGGCGGTCCCTGGCCCATTCACTGCGTAGCGGGCACAAGAGGGGCCGATTTTTCTCCCCGCCTGAACCAGAGCCGACTCAGCCATATCGTCCATAAGGGGCTGGATATCGCCTGTGATTCCTACTCGGCCTTTTTCGATAACGATCAGGTTCACGCCACCGGGCTCGAAGGCCTCCTGCGCGGGCTCGATATCGGGCATGTCACGCTTTGCGGCCTCGCACTCGATTACTGTGTTGCCGCAACGGCCCGGGATGCGCGGCGGCTTGGCTTCGCAACTGATATCGCGCTCCCTGGCTGTCGCGGCATTGCCCCTGACCCTGCTGCCTGCCTGACGGAACTGCGCATGCTTGGCGTGAACCTCATCGAGGCCTGA
- a CDS encoding DMT family transporter encodes MTPPSATQPDRQAYPLGILCGAGAGALWGLVFLAPELVRHFSPLYLAAGRYLAYGLIALILIGARLPALCRVLAARDWSTLFRLSFLGNSFYYVMLSMAVQKGGIALTSLVIGFMPVAVTIIGSRDHDAPPLLKLAPSLFFCMIGAFCIGWQALFQVDLSREIAGHNPVLGLACACAALASWTGFAVGNSRALARLDHVSAHDWNLLTGIMTGAQALVLFPAAILSDAGQHSHHDWLVFWAVSAGVAFIASVCGNALWNRMSRLLPLTLTGQMILFETLFALIYGFAWEQRLPRPLEIGSFLFIIASVLSCVAAHRRPAPEAVTEQTM; translated from the coding sequence ATGACACCCCCTTCTGCCACACAGCCTGACCGACAAGCTTATCCCCTGGGCATTTTATGTGGCGCAGGCGCAGGGGCCCTGTGGGGGCTGGTTTTTCTCGCCCCTGAACTGGTGCGTCATTTCTCGCCGCTTTATCTCGCCGCCGGGCGCTACCTCGCCTACGGCCTTATCGCACTCATCCTGATTGGCGCGCGATTGCCCGCGCTATGCCGGGTTCTGGCAGCTCGTGACTGGAGCACATTGTTCCGTCTCTCGTTTCTGGGAAACAGTTTCTACTATGTCATGCTATCCATGGCCGTGCAGAAGGGTGGAATTGCCCTGACTTCCCTTGTCATAGGGTTCATGCCTGTGGCCGTAACGATTATCGGCAGTCGCGACCACGATGCCCCACCGTTGCTGAAACTCGCGCCATCGCTGTTCTTCTGCATGATCGGGGCTTTCTGCATTGGCTGGCAGGCGCTGTTTCAGGTCGATCTGTCACGGGAAATTGCGGGGCACAACCCTGTTCTCGGCCTTGCATGCGCCTGCGCTGCACTCGCCTCTTGGACCGGCTTTGCTGTCGGGAACAGTCGCGCCCTTGCGCGTCTCGATCATGTCTCAGCGCATGACTGGAACCTACTTACGGGGATCATGACTGGCGCCCAGGCTCTTGTGCTCTTTCCTGCCGCTATACTGAGCGACGCAGGGCAGCATAGCCATCATGACTGGCTTGTGTTCTGGGCGGTTTCGGCCGGGGTGGCCTTTATCGCTTCGGTCTGTGGCAATGCCTTGTGGAACCGCATGAGCCGGTTGCTACCGCTTACCCTCACCGGGCAGATGATCCTGTTCGAGACGCTTTTTGCGCTGATCTACGGGTTTGCATGGGAGCAGCGCTTGCCACGCCCGCTGGAGATCGGCTCTTTCCTGTTTATCATCGCCAGCGTCCTGTCATGTGTCGCGGCGCATCGTCGCCCCGCCCCGGAGGCCGTAACCGAACAGACGATGTAA
- a CDS encoding response regulator — protein MMAHAISGKTSGFPTVLVVEDEPLQRMCLMDMVEEAGYAVAEASDADQALIVLETRPDIRIVLADVDMPGSMDGLRLAALVRDRWPPIEIIVTSGRGVPQLATFPARARFLPKPLNEQRVKEALTLFA, from the coding sequence ATGATGGCGCACGCGATATCGGGCAAAACGTCAGGTTTCCCTACCGTATTGGTTGTGGAGGACGAGCCGCTGCAGCGCATGTGTCTGATGGATATGGTCGAGGAAGCCGGTTACGCTGTGGCGGAGGCCTCGGATGCCGATCAGGCCCTGATCGTTCTGGAAACCCGACCTGATATCCGTATCGTTCTGGCCGATGTGGACATGCCTGGCAGCATGGACGGATTACGTCTGGCTGCTCTCGTGCGTGATCGCTGGCCGCCCATCGAGATTATCGTGACGAGCGGTCGCGGCGTGCCTCAACTCGCCACTTTTCCGGCACGGGCCAGATTTCTGCCCAAACCGCTGAACGAGCAGCGCGTGAAGGAAGCCCTGACCCTCTTCGCTTGA
- a CDS encoding GAF domain-containing protein encodes MVDKMATPHGLRAYDILDTPPERGYDDLVALASQICETRSGVVSLIDRDRQWFKARQGIGLCQTDLDHAICGMVVATDSIIEIEDLRLDPRTDRNPLVVEAPHLRFYAGVPLRTPFGTIGALAVFDPAPKPGGLSDVQRAALEKLARLVVDLLELRRRSMAHDRAQMHWRSLIQTMNEGYILAKLMRDEAGRVFDWRYQEVNPAWERHLGIAAADAINKTCRDIFPGVETRWISLAAQAVDENRPVSFVQEVRLLRRWFEGTFYPVGQDFFSLTFRETTAQVAADKRQTGLIALGDVLRDERDVDVMICRAMAVIGEALDADRATYGELDHDIETLTVSEGWAVEGMPSIKGRYRFDDYGRLRETLLAGEALVINDILIDPRTADESAGWLALHARGVINIPVREDGRNVALMLVHFSHPHEWGADEIHWLHNAADRLEVAIARRRADEMQAVVNGEIAHRLRNTLAMVQAVARMTLRDALSKEDATRFYERLQSLGRAHDLLHGDDQRAAHLGDLIANILRDASMDERCRLSGPVIRLGSRAAMSTALLIHEMTTNACKHGALSVPEGEIEIDWEIECQTGGGELVLNWRERYGPPAAKPVRGGFGSRLISFGLIGTGGVALRYEPEGLSASFRADAEKIMRT; translated from the coding sequence ATGGTTGATAAGATGGCGACACCGCATGGGCTGCGTGCCTATGACATTCTCGATACGCCACCTGAGCGTGGCTATGATGATCTGGTCGCGCTCGCCAGCCAGATCTGCGAAACCCGCTCCGGCGTCGTGAGCCTGATCGACAGGGATCGCCAGTGGTTCAAGGCCCGTCAGGGCATCGGCCTGTGCCAGACTGATCTTGACCATGCCATTTGCGGCATGGTGGTCGCCACGGACTCAATCATCGAGATCGAGGATCTCCGGCTTGATCCCCGCACTGATCGTAACCCGCTCGTGGTCGAGGCGCCCCATCTCCGGTTTTACGCGGGCGTACCTCTGCGGACCCCGTTTGGCACAATCGGGGCGCTGGCGGTGTTCGACCCGGCGCCGAAGCCAGGGGGGCTGTCCGATGTGCAGCGCGCGGCGCTCGAAAAGCTGGCGCGTCTGGTGGTCGATCTGCTGGAACTGCGTCGTCGGAGCATGGCCCATGATCGGGCACAGATGCATTGGCGCAGTCTCATCCAGACCATGAACGAGGGATATATTCTCGCAAAACTCATGCGTGATGAGGCAGGGCGGGTGTTTGACTGGCGATATCAGGAGGTCAACCCGGCCTGGGAGCGCCATCTCGGCATTGCGGCAGCCGATGCCATCAACAAGACATGTCGCGATATCTTTCCGGGGGTCGAGACACGCTGGATTTCCCTTGCGGCGCAGGCCGTGGACGAAAACCGTCCCGTGTCTTTCGTGCAGGAAGTGCGCCTGCTGCGTCGCTGGTTCGAGGGCACGTTCTACCCTGTGGGGCAGGACTTCTTTTCGCTCACCTTTCGGGAAACTACCGCTCAGGTCGCGGCTGACAAGCGTCAGACCGGCCTCATAGCGCTCGGGGACGTGTTACGGGACGAACGTGACGTCGACGTCATGATATGCCGGGCCATGGCGGTTATCGGTGAGGCGCTCGATGCCGACCGTGCCACCTATGGCGAACTCGATCACGACATCGAAACCCTGACTGTCAGTGAGGGATGGGCGGTAGAGGGGATGCCCTCCATCAAGGGGCGTTATCGCTTCGATGATTACGGCAGACTGCGCGAGACGCTTCTCGCCGGCGAAGCGCTCGTGATCAACGATATCCTGATCGATCCGCGTACAGCTGACGAGAGTGCTGGCTGGCTGGCCCTTCATGCGCGCGGCGTGATCAATATTCCGGTGCGCGAGGATGGTCGTAACGTAGCGCTCATGCTGGTGCATTTCTCTCACCCGCATGAGTGGGGTGCGGATGAGATTCACTGGCTGCATAACGCGGCAGACCGTCTGGAGGTGGCCATAGCGCGGCGTCGTGCTGACGAGATGCAGGCAGTGGTCAATGGTGAGATTGCCCATCGTCTGCGCAATACGCTGGCAATGGTGCAGGCGGTCGCCCGAATGACCCTGCGTGATGCGCTTTCAAAAGAGGATGCCACGCGCTTCTATGAACGGCTGCAGTCATTAGGGCGCGCGCATGACCTGCTGCATGGTGATGACCAGCGCGCCGCCCATCTGGGCGATCTGATCGCCAATATCCTGCGCGACGCCAGTATGGATGAGCGATGCCGCCTGTCGGGGCCTGTCATACGTCTGGGCTCGCGTGCAGCGATGTCCACGGCGCTTCTGATCCACGAAATGACGACCAATGCCTGCAAGCACGGGGCGCTTTCAGTGCCTGAAGGCGAGATCGAGATCGACTGGGAGATCGAGTGCCAGACCGGGGGCGGCGAGCTCGTATTGAACTGGCGAGAGCGTTACGGTCCACCTGCTGCCAAGCCCGTACGTGGCGGATTTGGCTCACGCCTTATTTCCTTTGGTCTGATTGGAACGGGAGGCGTTGCGCTGCGCTATGAGCCTGAAGGTCTGTCGGCCAGCTTCAGGGCCGATGCAGAAAAGATCATGAGGACATGA